CCGTTAACCCCGACTGACCTGGCGGGGCTGGCCGATAAGCTGAGTGCAGCGCTACACTGCCCGGTTCAATTCGAGCGTGATGTTAATATGCAACTCTCCTATGACGTACATGAACATCAACTTGAGCAGCAATTGGTCCTCGGTGCTTATCTTGGTACCGGCATGGGGTTTGCTATCTGGATGAATGGCGCCCCCTGGACTGGAGCACACGGCGTGGCAGGTGAATTGGGCCATATCCCCATGGGGGATGATGAAAAGCAGTGTGGATGCGGCAATTACGGCTGTCTGGAAACCACCTGCTCCGGTTTGGCGTTACGCCGATGGTATGACAGCACGCCGCGCGAATTTGAGCTAAGTGAACTGTTTCTCTATGCCGCCGGGCAGCCATTTATTGTGCAATTTATGCAACGAACAGCAAAAGCTATTGCCACCAGCATTAACCTGTTTGATCCCCATGCGATAGTGCTCGGCGGAGGGGTGATGGATATGTCAGGTTTCCCACTAGAAGCGTTGATCCGGCAAATACGAACTTATTTGCGCCGCCCGCTTTCCCATGACGTGGTGCGCTTCGTGCAAGCTTCATCATCAGCATTTAACGGTGCTAGCGGCGCTGCGACAATAGCCAGTAAGCAGTGGTTTATTTGATAGAATCAGCGTGTTTTTAAGTGATGTTCTCTACATCAGATATCGGCATATTGAGGCTCATGCTAATTATCCGCCCCGCAGCAGACCGGATTCGCCAGAGTTACCCTTCCCTCGCTCAGGGCAGCCCCACACCATACCGGTTTCAGACGATACTCTCCGTTGCCGACCGGTATGATTTTCACATGGTGCACCTGACTGATTTTAATATCTTAGCTGCCGGTGCTAGGTAATCGCCCTTCGATAATCATATTGTCAATATCATTATATTCTTTAGCTAATTATTCGCTGAAATTGATATTCTATTTTTCGCATATTTAAAGACAAAATTATTCTGTAGAACTGCCATTTCAAATATTTTCCCTCATGATATAGTCAAATCCTATTATTTTACCAAGAAGACTAATGTTGAAGCGCGAGGCTTAAAAGGCAAAATGGCTATCTTGGGTTACGATGGTTCAACTGATGCGCTGAAGGCAGTACGAGACGGTGTGCTCACCACAACAATCGATCAATACCCAAGGGAAACAAGGCCGAAAGGCAGTAAAAATTCGGACCGATTACATCCGTACGGGGGCTCGCCCGGCAACAGCAGATGTCTTGGTTAGCCCTGTTGCAATTACCAGCAAGAATCTTAATAACCCAGAACGAATCGAGCTTGTAAAATAATGTCGCCAGCGACTTTATCACTCTCACCACCACTGTGTTAGCACGACTTTTATGGCACTGTTGCAAATAAGTTTTTGATCTGAGTTTCACCCTTCAAAAAGGGCTCAGAGAGAGACCAAAAACCTTATTCACCAAACGCACCTCGCCATTAGGCGACCGTAATACTTAGGCTCAGCCTGGAATATACGCAATGCTTTCCAGGTTCGGAGAAAGTTTACGTTTTTTTACTGCACGGGATGGAGGGTGGCATAAATTGCAGATAAAACAACTAATGGGTTGATGCGCATGGGTAATAAAAGCACCACCACAGCAACTGCAGGCGGAAAGTTGTAACATATTACTGTCGACAAAGCGCACCAATGTCCAAGCCCGTGTCAAGGATAACAATGGTTTTTTACCAAGCTGTTGTGGAAACTGTTCCAAGTATAAATAATAAGCCTTGATAATGATTTCTACTTTCTGATATTGCCTATTTTTCTGTAGGAATTGATAAACATTATAAAACATCGATGAATGAATGTTCTGTTCCCATGTCATAAACCAATCGGCAGAAAATGGCAGCATTCCCTTAGGAGGGGATATACCACGTAACTCTTTATACAGTTTGACCAGGCGGCCACGGCTGAGTTGCGTTTCACTTTCCAGTATCTGTAAGCGTGCGCCTAAAGAGATCAATTCCATGGCAAGTTGAATCTCTTTAACTTCTTGAACAATACTTTTTTTGCTCATCATCAGCCCCCCTCATCATTGTACTCTCCCTTTTACCCGGTAACTTTTGCTGTAACTGGCTTGATAGCAAAATACACGTATGGACTTGTTGCAGATCGTCGATACGGGACTCTTTGGTCAAACGCTCAACGGTGCTATGATCGTCGAAACGGAAATGGCAGATCAGTTGATTGATTTCTGCCAATTTGATCAGTTGTGGCAATGTGAGTTTTGACAATACATCGACCATCGCTTCATCAATTCCCAAACGGAATGTTGCCAACGCCTTTTCATCCTTTATCAAACGTTGCGCCAAAAGCAAATATGACAAATTGATATTATGAAGGTGTTTAAGCAGTTCAGACTTGTCCATATTAGTCATCCTTACAGACTATGTTGTTTAAAAACATTTGCTGAGTGATACTTTTATCGCCAGACTCGAGTCTCTTCCCGAAGTTGTCCTACCATTCTCATCATACTGGCCGCGATTATTTCGCGGTTTTATTTCTCAAAAAGACTGCTGCGTATCTCTCCCATGTAGACTGCAATGTATAAATATACGGAAACCTTGTCGTTAAATGGTTTTTCATAATACAACCCTCCAATAGAAACGTCGTAACATAGCGGTATAGATGTATTTCATCTCAAATACCTGTCTGACAAAGCTTTAAGATTGAGATGGTAACTTTTGAGAA
The sequence above is drawn from the Yersinia intermedia genome and encodes:
- the flhD gene encoding flagellar transcriptional regulator FlhD — protein: MDKSELLKHLHNINLSYLLLAQRLIKDEKALATFRLGIDEAMVDVLSKLTLPQLIKLAEINQLICHFRFDDHSTVERLTKESRIDDLQQVHTCILLSSQLQQKLPGKRESTMMRGADDEQKKYCSRS
- the alsK gene encoding allose kinase, whose protein sequence is MPKYDVVIGVDMGATHIRFCLLKRDGVMLHCEKLRTADVIASGLVAGLSARLHQYLERYDACCQGLVMGFPALVENDKKSIISTPNLPLTPTDLAGLADKLSAALHCPVQFERDVNMQLSYDVHEHQLEQQLVLGAYLGTGMGFAIWMNGAPWTGAHGVAGELGHIPMGDDEKQCGCGNYGCLETTCSGLALRRWYDSTPREFELSELFLYAAGQPFIVQFMQRTAKAIATSINLFDPHAIVLGGGVMDMSGFPLEALIRQIRTYLRRPLSHDVVRFVQASSSAFNGASGAATIASKQWFI
- the flhC gene encoding flagellar transcriptional regulator FlhC — protein: MMSKKSIVQEVKEIQLAMELISLGARLQILESETQLSRGRLVKLYKELRGISPPKGMLPFSADWFMTWEQNIHSSMFYNVYQFLQKNRQYQKVEIIIKAYYLYLEQFPQQLGKKPLLSLTRAWTLVRFVDSNMLQLSACSCCGGAFITHAHQPISCFICNLCHPPSRAVKKRKLSPNLESIAYIPG